In Limanda limanda chromosome 21, fLimLim1.1, whole genome shotgun sequence, a genomic segment contains:
- the pde6c gene encoding cone cGMP-specific 3',5'-cyclic phosphodiesterase subunit alpha': MADQGSVEKYLENNPQFAKEYFDKKLRAEALTAAFSAPLDVKDTASFKDVNSVQEAAIIFELIQELQKVGEVEKPLHKVLQRVALILQADRVSYYMCRSRNGVPELATSLFDVTPTSKYEVNLVHPQGEIVFPLDMGIVGFTALNRKPQNIPDVSKNPKFCDFVDKQTGYKTKCMLTFPLVVEKECLGVVTALNKIGADKFTPEDEALFHKYMNFTQVIALQHHTTYMFNVESRRSQVLLWSASKVFEELTDIERQFHKALYTVRVYLNCERYSVGLLDMTKEKEFYDEWPVKLGDVEPYKGPKTPDGREVIFYKIIDYLLESKEEIKVIPGPPADHWALVSGLPTYVAENGFICNMMNVAADDFFTFQKAAVDDSGFVIKNVLSLPIVNKKEEIVGIATFFNRKDGKPFDEHDEQITEALTQFLGWSVLVCDTYDRLNRMEYRKDIAQEMLMYQTRCTPEEMQSILNTKEKFDSEPEDCDQKEMYKLLRATCPVANNVNGEDLYKFSFSDFPVSEHGLIKAGIRMFFELGVVEKFKVPAETLTRWMYTVRKGYRSITYHNWRHGFNVGHTMFCLLQTGKLRKYYSDLDAFAMVAAAFCHDIDHRGTNNLYQTKSQHPLAKLHGSSIMERHHLEYSKTLMAEESLNIFSGLQKRQFENVQHLFDVCIIATDLALYFKKRTMFQNIVNATEPMAEEKDAIAYISNNATRKEIIMAMMMTGCDLSAITKPWEVQSKVALMVAAEFWEQGDLERSVLDQQPIPMMDRNCSEQLPKMQCGFIDFVCSFVYKEFSRFHKEITPMFDGLNHNRSQWNAQAEVYNAKMKAIEDQKKKLEDDEARKSGDGKSKTCTIC; encoded by the exons ATGGCAGACCAGGGCAGCGTGGAGAAGTACCTGGAGAACAACCCGCAGTTCGCCAAAGAGTACTTTGACAAGAAGCTGCGCGCCGAGGCCCTGACCGCCGCCTTCTCCGCGCCTCTGGACGTCAAAGACACTGCTTCCTTCAAGGATGTTAACTCCGTGCAGGAGGCCGCCATCATCTTCGAGCTGATCCAGGAGCTGCAGAAGGTTGGGGAAGTGGAGAAGCCCCTGCACAAGGTGCTGCAGAGGGTCGCCCTGATCCTGCAGGCGGACAGGGTCAGCTATTACATGTGTCGCTCTCGAAACGGAGTACCCGAGCTCGCCACCTCGCTGTTCGACGTGACCCCGACCTCCAAGTATGAAGTCAACCTGGTGCACCCGCAGGGGGAGATCGTGTTCCCCCTGGACATGGGCATCGTCGGGTTCACTGCGCTCAACAGGAAGCCCCAAAATATCCCGGACGTCTCAAAG AATCCAAAGTTCTGTGACTTTGTGGACAAACAGACTGGATACAAGACCAAGTGCATGCTCACGTTCCCTCTCGTGGTGGAGAAGGAATGTCTCGGAGTCGTCACGGCGCTGAACAAAATAGGAGCCGATAAGTTCACTCCCGAGGACGAGGCT CTCTTCCACAAATACATGAACTTTACCCAAGTCATCGCCCTGCAGCACCACACAACCTACATGTTCAACGTGGAGTCCAGGAGGAGTCAG GTTCTGCTCTGGTCGGCCAGTAAAGTGTTTGAGGAGCTGACGGACATTGAGAGACAGTTCCACAAAGCGCTCTACACTGTTAGGGTCTATCTAAATTGTGAGCGATACTCAGTGGGCCTGCTGGACATGACCAAAGAGAAG GAATTCTATGATGAATGGCCGGTGAAACTGGGAGACGTGGAACCCTATAAAGGTCCAAAGACACCAGACGGCAGG GAAGTCATCTTCTACAAGATCATCGACTACCTCCTGGAGAGCAAAGAGGAAATCAAAGTCATACC tggtCCACCTGCAGATCACTGGGCTTTAGTCAGCGGCCTGCCGACCTACGTGGCGGAGAACGGCTTC ATTTGCAACATGATGAACGTGGCTGCAGACGACTTCTTCACTTTCCAG AAAGCGGCCGTGGACGACTCGGGTTTCGTCATCAAGAACGTCCTGTCGCTGCCCATCGTCAACAAGAAGGAAGAGATCGTGGGCATCGCCACTTTCTTCAACAGGAAAGATGGAAAACCGTTTGACGAGCACGATGAACAGATCACCGAG GCCCTGACCCAGTTCCTCGGCTGGTCCGTGCTGGTCTGCGACACCTACGACCGGCTGAACCGAATGGAGTACAGGAAAGACATCGCCCAGGAGATGCTCATGTACCAGACCAGGTGCACCCCCGAGGAGATGCAGTCCATTCTG AACACCAAAGAAAAGTTCGACTCGGAGCCTGAAGACTGCGACCAGAAGGAGATGTACAAACTGTTG AGGGCGACCTGCCCGGTGGCCAACAACGTCAATGGGGAGGATCTGTACAAGTTCTCCTTCAGCGACTTCCCCGTGTCCGAGCACGGCCTCATCAAAGCCGGCATTCGCATGTTCTTCGAGCTCGGAGTGGTCGAGAAGTTTAAAGTTCCCGCGGAG ACGCTGACAAGGTGGATGTACACAGTGAGGAAGGGTTACCGTTCCATCACCTACCACAACTGGAGGCACGGCTTCAACGTGGGCCACACCATGTTCTGCCTGCTCCAG ACAGGGAAGCTGAGGAAGTACTACTCTGATCTAGATGCCTTTGCCATGGTGGCTGCTGCTTTCTGCCACGATATCGACCACAGAGGAACCAACAACCTCTACCAGACCAA GAGTCAACATCCTCTGGCCAAACTTCACGGCTCCTCCATCATGGAGAGGCACCACCTGGAGTACAGCAAGACCCTCATGGCGGAGGAG AGCCTGAACATCTTCAGCGGCCTCCAGAAGCGTCAGTTCGAGAACGTGCAGCACTTGTTTGACGTCTGCATCATCGCCACGGATCTGGCCCTTTACTTCAA GAAGAGAACCATGTTCCAGAACATCGTGAACGCCACCGAGCCGATGGCGGAGGAAAAGGACGCCATCGCCTACATCTCCAACAACGCCACTAGGAAGGAAATCATCAT GGCCATGATGATGACAGGCTGCGACTTGTCAGCTATCACCAAACCCTGGGAGGTTCAGAGCAAG GTGGCGCTGATGGTCGCTGCTGAGTTCTGGGAACAGGGCGATTTGGAGAGAAGTGTTTTGGACCAACAGCCAATC cCCATGATGGACAGAAACTGTTCCGAGCAGCTTCCCAAGATGCAGTGCGGTTTCATCGACTTTGTGTGCTCCTTTGTATACAAG GAGTTCTCCAGGTTTCACAAAGAGATCACGCCCATGTTTGACGGCCTGAACCACAACAGGTCACAATGGAACGCGCAGGCCGAGGTGTACAACGCCAAGATGAAGGCCATCGAGGACCAGAAGAAGAAACTGGAAGACGACGAAGCCAGGAAAT CCGGTGACGGGAAGTCAAAGACCTGCACCATCTGCTGA
- the rbp4 gene encoding retinol-binding protein 4 translates to MLLYAVALSLLAVSWAQDCQVSSVQVMQNFDRTKYAGSWYAVGKKDPDGLFLLDNIVANFTITPDSKMTATALGRVIIFGHWEVCAQMFATFEDTPDPAKFRMRYWGIAAALQSGNDEHWVIDTDYENYAIHYSCREVAADGTCHDSYSFVFSRHPEGLRPQDQAVVTAKKNDICLLGKYRRVSHTGYCDNSENFYRQ, encoded by the exons ATGCTGCTGTACGCCGTGGCCCTCAGCCTCCTGGCTGTGTCCTGGGCACAGGACTGCCAGGTGTCCAGCGTCCAGGTCATGCAGAACTTCGACAGGACCAAG TACGCCGGGTCGTGGTACGCCGTGGGGAAGAAGGACCCCGACGGTTTGTTCCTGCTCGACAACATCGTGGCTAATTTCACCATCACACCCGACAGCAAGATGACGGCCACCGCTCTGGGCAGAGTCATCATCTTCGG CCACTGGGAAGTGTGCGCCCAGATGTTCGCCACCTTCGAGGACACCCCCGACCCGGCCAAGTTCAGGATGAGGTACTGGGGAATCGCCGCCGCCCTTCAGAGTGGAA ACGACGAGCACTGGGTGATTGACACCGACTACGAGAACTACGCCATCCACTACTCGTGCAGAGAGGTGGCCGCCGACGGCACGTGCCACGACAGCTACTCCTTCGTCTTCTCCCGTCATCCCGAGGGCCTGAGGCCACAGGACCAGGCGGTCGTCACCGCCAAGAAGAACGACATCTGCCTTTTGGGCAAATACAGACGCGTCTCGCACACCG GTTACTGCGACAACAGCGAGAACTTCTACAGGCAGTGA
- the cep55l gene encoding centrosomal protein of 55 kDa: MTSKGKETIVSKLGFKSSNSKAEAELEKVRKENAHLRRKIDEVAKRHVRPPDSDNSKLLERILNLETLRERNNQQLLVKEQDLETLRQQLSARGGEVVASLQAQLEQRRKEAERRDTLFQSMSQETENLKNKLTIVTARCQSLETQVTQNGQAPPADLALVQDQLRDALEKNQQWLMYDQQREAYVQSLLTRTQDMEQQLAQAKQTKQEAGSDASTNPAGPEKDAQLRSQNEQLQKDLKSQRDEVTRGQQELNVQREQKLKAQTELQSQKEQVTRLRDEMLVLQRRHEDKSSQLSAFLGKYDDKSKELDEVKMQLQAERHSNRHAVCEERKVSSERTDRMREELESVDDRLEEERKRSAELLLQVNMLQKSLLSQNEEQRRITALEQQIQFSAKDFEDEKIDRQSMQHQLHKVLKELRKARDQIAKLESAKQPNARFSEPSSYNRFEFERLTIDDPTSPSKVSNLLNESFLECPQCQASYPTSRHRELLTHMDFCLA; the protein is encoded by the exons ATGACGTCCAAAGGGAAAGAAACAATTGTCAGCAAGCTGGGTTTCAAATCCAGCAACTCCAAGGCTGAGGCCGAGCTGGAGAAAGTCCGCAAGGAGAACGCTCACCTGAGGAGGAAGATCGATGAAGTGGCCAAACGACACGTCCGCCCCCCCGACTCAGACAACAGCAAGCTGCTGGAG AGGATTCTTAACCTTGAGACGCTGCGGGAGAGGAACAACCAGCAATTGCTGGTTAAAGAACAGGATCTGGAAACTCTGAGACAGCAGCTGTCAgctagaggaggagag gtggtGGCGTCACTGCAGGCCCAGCTGGAGCAGCGCAGGAAGGAGGCGGAGCGGCGGGACACGCTGTTCCAGAGCATGTCACAGGAGACAGAGAACCTGAAAAACAAGCTGACGATTGTCACCGCTCGCTGCCAGTCCCTGGAAACACAGGTGACG CAGAACGGACAGGCTCCTCCCGCCGACTTGGCTCTGGTACAAGATCAACTGAGAGAT GCTCTTGAGAAGAACCAGCAGTGGCTGATGTACGACCAGCAGAGAGAGGCCTACGTCCAGTCGCTCCTGACCCGCACGCAGGACATGGAGCAGCAGCTCGCTCAGGCAAAGCAAACCAAGCAGGAGGCCGGTTCAGATG CTTCTACAAACCCAGCAGGTCCAGAGAAGGATGCTCAGCTGAGGAGCCAAAATGAGCAGTTGCAGAAAGACCTCAAGAGCCAAAGAGATGAGGTCACCAGAGGCCAGCAGGAGCTCAATGTGCAGAGAGAACAG AAGCTGAAGGCTCAGACCGAGCTGCAGTCGCAGAAGGAGCAGGTGACCAGGCTCCGGGACGAGATGCTGGTGCTGCAGAGGAGGCACGAGGACAAGAGCAGCCAGCTGTCGGCCTTCCTGGGAAAGTACGATGACAAGAGCAAAGAGTTGGACGAGGTCAAGATGCAGCTGCAGGCCGAGCGACACAGCAACAG ACACGCAGTGTGCGAGGAGAGAAAGGTGTCGTCTGAGCGGACAGACCGGATGAGAGAGGAACTGGAGAGTGTGGACGAccgactggaggaggagaggaagagatcTGCTGAACTTCTCCTGCAG GTAAATATGCTACAGAAGTCTCTTCTGAGCCAGaatgaggagcagagaagaatCACAGCACTGGAGCAACAG ATCCAATTCTCGGCCAAGGACTTTGAGGATGAAAAGATAGATCGTCAGAGCATGCAGCACCAGCTGCACAAGGTGCTGAAGGAGCTCCGCAAGGCTCGGGATCAGATCGCCAAACTGGAGTCTGCA AAACAGCCCAACGCCCGTTTCTCCGAGCCCAGCTCCTACAACAGGTTTGAGTTTGAGCGTCTGACCATCGATGACCCCACGTCTCCATCGAAAGTCTCCAACCTCCTGAACGAGAGTTTCCTCGAGTGTCCACAGTGTCAGGCCTCGTATCCCACCAGCCGCCACAGGGAGCTCCTTACACACATGGACTTCTGCCTCGCCTAA